A single genomic interval of Mauremys reevesii isolate NIE-2019 linkage group 24, ASM1616193v1, whole genome shotgun sequence harbors:
- the LOC120390646 gene encoding probable G-protein coupled receptor 33, whose protein sequence is MQGTMDRGNTTLPPTTGVNSSQTPAAESAAHLASAVLLFITFLVGVVGNGLYLWVLGLKMRRTVTTLWFLHLVSCYLLFTLLIPFFIVSLLMDFHWVFGMAMCKLLNTCISVAMFTSVFLLTLISLDRYILTHCPIWSRRNRTLPRAGNLVVGMWLASFGLSAPYLAFRETRVVDGGRIICINNYALSRDWNGAEPQDLGRRVHLAVFIVRFLLGFLLPFCTIVVCYVRVGLKMKEKKLVWSGKPFKVMVATMVSFFLGWLPYHLYHGLKLSKKEVPESVMGALLVIYTFMTCFNACFTPILYLFVGEKFWQVFRTSLVTLVKAAFVDDLSSSASESSGRHGSEVENTIQLMA, encoded by the exons ATGCAG GGCACCATGGACCGAGGCAACACAACCCTCCCACCAACCACTGGGGTGAATTCTAGCCAGACCCCTGCAGCTGAGAGTGCCGCTCACCTGGCCTCTGCAGTGTTGCTCTTCATCACCTTCCTGGTGGGTGTGGTGGGGAACGGGCTGTACCTGTGGGTGCTGGGACTGAAGATGAGGAGGACAGTGACCACACTTTGGTTCCTTCACCTGGTCTCCTGCTACCTTCTCTTCACCCTGCTGATCCCCTTCTTCATCGTCTCTCTCCTCATGGATTTCCACTGGGTCTTCGGCATGGCCATGTGCAAACTTCTCAACACCTGCATCTCTGTGGCCATGTTCACCTCTGTCTTCCTTCTCACCCTCATCAGCCTGGACCGCTACATCCTCACTCACTGTCCCATCTGGTCCCGGCGTAACCGCACCCTCCCCCGGGCTGGGAATCTGGTCGTGGGCATGTGGCTGGCCTCCTTTGGTCTCAGTGCTCCCTATCTGGCTTTCCGGGAGACCCGGGTGGTAGATGGGGGCAGAATCATCTGCATCAACAATTACGCCCTCTCCAGAGACTGGAATGGAGCCGAGCCGCAGGACCTGGGAAGACGGGTCCACCTGGCTGTCTTCATTGTCCGGTTCCTGCTGGGCTTCCTACTTCCTTTCTGCACCATCGTGGTATGCTATGTTCGCGTGGGGCTGAAGATGAAGGAGAAGAAGCTGGTGTGGTCTGGAAAGCCTTTCAAAGTCATGGTGGCCACGATGGTTTCCTTCTTCCTGGGCTGGCTGCCCTACCACCTCTACCACGGCTTGAAGCTCTCCAAAAAGGAGGTGCCAGAGTCAGTGATGGGTGCTCTCTTGGTCATTTACACCTTCATGACCTGCTTCAATGCCTGCTTCACCCCCATCCTCTACCTCTTTGTGGGGGAGAAGTTCTGGCAGGTCTTCAGGACATCTCTTGTCACTCTGGTCAAAGCAGCTTTTGTCGACGATCTCAGCAGCAGTGCCTCCGAGTCTAGTGGAAGACATGGGTCAGAAGTCGAGAACACAATACAGTTGATGGCCTGA
- the LOC120390647 gene encoding probable G-protein coupled receptor 33, which translates to MDQGNTTLLPINWTNSSQPPASMKSANLAIAVLLFAIFLVGVVGNGLFLWVLGLKMRRTVTTLWFLHLVSCSLLFTLMLPFFTVHILLGFHWVFGTAMCKILSSCTYLGMFSSVFLLALISLDRYTLTCCPVWSRRHRTMSWVRKLVMGVWLASFTLSAPYLFFQETWEVEGDRVICTSYYILSRDQGRAEVQAWRIHAYVVLFVIRFLLGFLLPFCIIAVCYSRMGLEMKEKGLARSSKPFKVMVAAVVSFFFGWLPYHLYQSLTLIRDVPQSLTDAFLLMSIITFCFNGCFTPVLYLFVGQAFHQVLRTSLFVQVKAAFHEDLSSDVSGPDSRGRTGEKLTAWK; encoded by the coding sequence ATGGACCAAGGCAACACGACGCTCTTGCCCATAAACTGGACAAACTCCAGCCAGCCTCCAGCATCCATGAAGAGCGCTAACCTGGCCATTGCTGTGTTGCTCTTTGCCATCTTCCTAGTGGGTGTGGTGGGGAATGggcttttcctgtgggtgctggggctgaagatgaggaggacggtGACCACCCTCTGGTTCCTCCACCTGGTCTCCTGTTCTCTCCTCTTTACCCTGATGCTCCCTTTCTTCACTGTCCACATTCTCCTTGGTTTCCACTGGGTCTTCGGAACAGCCATGTGCAAGATCCTCAGTTCCTGCACCTACCTGGGCATGTTCTCCTCTGTCTTCCTCCTTGCCCTCATCAGCCTGGACCGCTACACTCTGACCTGCTGTCCCGTCTGGTCCCGGCGTCACCGCACCATGTCCTGGGTCAGGAAGCTGGTCATGGGTGTGTGGCTGGCCTCCTTCACCCTTAGTGCTCCCTACCTGTTTTTCCAGGAGACCTGGGAGGTGGAGGGAGACAGGGTCATTTGCACCAGTTATTACATCCTCTCCAGAgaccagggcagagctgaggtgcagGCCTGGAGGATACACGCGTACGTTGTGCTGTTCGTGATCCGGTTCCTGCTGGGCTTCTTGCTGCCCTTCTGCATCATCGCGGTGTGCTACAGCCGGATGGGGCTGGAGATGAAGGAGAAAGGGCTGGCACGGAGCAGCAAGCCCTTCAAAGTCATGGTGGCTGCGGTGGTGTCATTCTTCTTTGGCTGGCTGCCCTACCACCTCTACCAGAGCTTGACACTCATCAGAGATGTGCCACAGTCATTGACTGATGCCTTCCTGCTCATGAGCATCATCACGTTCTGCTTCAACGGCTGCTTCACTCCAGTCCTCTACCTCTTTGTGGGGCAGGCGTTCCATCAGGTGCTCAGGACGTCCCTCTTCGTTCAGGTCAAAGCGGCTTTTCATGAGGATCTAAGTAGTGATGTGTCTGGACCAGATTCTAGAGGGAGAACAGGCGAGAAACTAACTGCATGGAAGTAG